In the Chryseobacterium sp. MYb264 genome, one interval contains:
- a CDS encoding DUF4907 domain-containing protein, with protein MIKTFLKILFVSGIFLVSCGKKTGHLEVKIIRQNSGYGYQILKKHKILINQPFIPAIPGEKTFKNETDAQKTADLVVSKIHQYSLPRISVHELDSMKIEY; from the coding sequence TCAGGAATATTTTTGGTGAGTTGCGGAAAGAAAACCGGACATCTTGAAGTGAAGATCATCAGACAAAATTCAGGATATGGTTATCAGATTCTTAAAAAGCATAAGATCCTCATTAACCAGCCGTTTATACCTGCCATACCAGGAGAGAAAACTTTTAAAAACGAAACAGACGCACAAAAGACTGCAGATCTTGTTGTGAGTAAAATACATCAATATTCTTTACCCAGAATTTCTGTACATGAACTGGATTCTATGAAAATCGAATATTAA